One window from the genome of Hydractinia symbiolongicarpus strain clone_291-10 chromosome 1, HSymV2.1, whole genome shotgun sequence encodes:
- the LOC130641077 gene encoding slit homolog 1 protein-like has translation MWAILLLIASPEVLANCPQNCVCNNTEVVCENLQKLPVSLPKNIKSFTSRSNLFTTVPAGYFTRSQYPDLRSISFIQGKIKKIEKNAFKSLVTNITIKQNNLTSIDSEVFNALSLSYLDLSFNSISSIAKDAFVRSRQLKELNLQGNQIKSIDAPIFANGIIHRVDLTDNFLPCSCVVSRQLRTTFQSVNSILGNCKQYNNEETLSLEVIRKETGPCQNGTCSNLDLCDCKDRYIGRLCENVKPICYENGLCGNNGLCMELGPNDKVCKCFNGYSGKFCTIKPTNCSSKLCNDHGACVWNGDGNFSCSCFENYSGDTCLYKNVVTEEKNGAVTSVLIAGAIFCVILLLLIGIFFVMQRKYQRNNPTASKDFVMKNKEAEATEEYSTARDLGPSSKIREYVL, from the exons ATGTGGGCGATATTGTTACTCATTGCTTCTCCAGAAGTATTGGCAAATTGCCCACAAAATTGTGTGTGTAATAACACAGAAGTTGTGTGTGAAAACTTGCAGAAACTTCCAGTAAGCCTACCAAAGAACATTAAAAGTTTTACGAGCCGTTCAAATCTTTTTACAACTGTTCCTGCTGGTTACTTTACGAGATCACAATACCCCGATCTACGAAGTATTTCATTCATCCaaggtaaaattaagaagatcgaaaaaaatgcatttaaatcCTTGGTAACCAACATCACcatcaaacaaaataatttaacatcAATCGATTCTGAAGTATTTAACGCACTTTCTTTGTCGTACCTCGATTTAAGTTTTAACAGTATTTCAAGCATCGCGAAAGATGCATTCGTACGTTCAAGACAACTGAAGGAGTTAAATTTACAAGgtaatcaaatcaaatcaattgATGCTCCCATATTCGCAAATGGAATCATACATCGCGTTGACTTAACAGACAATTTCCTTCCTTGCTCCTGTGTAGTATCCAGACAATTGCGGACAACATTTCAGAGCGTAAACAGTATCCTTGGAAACTGCAAACAGTATAATAACGAAGAGACATTGTCTCTTGAAGTAATTAGAAAGGAAACTGGACCGTGCCAAAACGGTACATGCTCCAACTTAGATCTATGTGATTGTAAGGATCGCTATATTGGCAGACTTTGCGAGAACGTGAAGCCCATTTGCTACGAAAACGGTCTGTGTGGTAATAATGGCCTATGCATGGAATTAGGACCGAATGATAAAGTATGCAAATGCTTTAATGGTTATTCTGGAAAGTTCTGTACTATAAAACCAACCAACTGTTCTTCAAAACTTTGCAATGACCATGGTGCGTGTGTATGGAACGGGGATGGAAATTTTAGTTGCAGTTGTTTTGAGAACTATTCTGGCGACACGTGTCTTTATAAAAATGTAGTGACAGAAGAGAAGAACGGTGCTGTAACTAGTGTCCTGATTGCTGGCGCTATTTTTTGTGTGATTTTACTTCTGTTGATTGGGATCTTTTTCGTGATGCAAAGGAAATATCAG AGAAACAACCCAACCGCATCGAAAGATTTTGTCATGAAGAATAAAGAAGCTGAAGCAACAGAAGAATATAGCACAGCGCGAGATTTGGGTCCATCGTCCAAG ataCGCGAATATGTATTATAA